In Sphingobacterium zeae, one genomic interval encodes:
- a CDS encoding fimbrillin family protein produces MKVNQLLLLATAAAAVTSSCQKAPVSEQEITKAVTFSSTISNQVTTKAAGANWESNDAIGVFMKTGNGLNNVLASNKQYVTTSGDGNFKANSTTEEISYPADGSNVDFIAYYPYQTTISNNVYPVNVSDQTQQNKIDFMYANNVTGANKNTANAQLQFSHKLSKIELTIAAGTGVSSLSGLTVTYNGFNTTANFDLATGTLAAGTNPAAIKAKTTAGTTTTSAEAILLPVANISGAKVEFKIGNEIYTWTLPSSTSYESGKKYSYNITLQEQAGNNTAIVASGSIVDWTDVPSGSYTIGKDEENGGGTTDPVEQTLFEEDFGTTPLSKDEKFKIADFKGWSNTTVKYSDQYAKADIRTTGTIVNNHAWLPTTGNSELAIEGIDTDKASKLKVSFDVATGTSKDFDLQNLAIIFNGQTFNPESKMILASDANKFINVTVDLSTATTLSANSKLSFFSDIATNKAGVRIDNIVLKGQK; encoded by the coding sequence ATGAAAGTAAACCAACTTTTATTGCTAGCGACTGCGGCAGCAGCCGTTACAAGTTCCTGCCAAAAGGCACCTGTTTCAGAACAAGAAATTACCAAAGCGGTAACTTTTTCGTCAACAATCTCCAATCAAGTTACTACTAAAGCAGCTGGTGCAAACTGGGAAAGCAACGATGCTATCGGTGTTTTCATGAAAACCGGCAACGGTTTAAACAATGTATTGGCCAGCAACAAACAATATGTTACGACAAGTGGAGACGGAAACTTCAAAGCGAATAGCACTACAGAAGAAATCTCTTATCCTGCTGATGGTTCCAACGTAGATTTCATTGCCTACTATCCTTATCAAACAACCATCAGCAACAATGTCTACCCAGTCAATGTAAGCGATCAAACGCAACAAAACAAAATTGACTTCATGTATGCTAATAATGTAACTGGTGCCAATAAAAATACAGCAAATGCCCAATTACAATTTAGCCACAAACTCAGTAAAATTGAATTGACAATTGCTGCTGGAACTGGTGTTAGTTCCCTATCAGGTCTTACCGTAACTTACAATGGATTCAATACCACAGCGAACTTCGACCTTGCAACAGGTACATTAGCTGCTGGCACTAACCCAGCGGCTATCAAAGCAAAAACAACCGCTGGAACAACCACTACATCAGCAGAAGCCATCTTATTGCCTGTCGCCAACATTTCTGGAGCAAAAGTTGAATTCAAAATTGGCAATGAAATCTATACATGGACTTTACCATCATCAACAAGCTACGAATCAGGTAAAAAATATAGCTATAACATTACTTTACAGGAGCAAGCAGGCAACAATACAGCTATTGTAGCTTCAGGAAGTATTGTTGACTGGACCGATGTACCTTCGGGGTCTTATACTATCGGGAAAGACGAAGAAAATGGCGGTGGCACAACTGATCCCGTTGAGCAGACATTGTTTGAAGAAGATTTCGGAACAACCCCTTTAAGTAAGGATGAAAAATTTAAAATAGCTGATTTCAAAGGCTGGTCGAATACTACAGTTAAATACTCCGATCAATATGCAAAAGCGGACATTAGAACAACTGGAACTATTGTAAACAATCACGCATGGTTACCTACTACAGGTAATTCGGAGCTGGCTATAGAAGGAATTGATACAGATAAAGCAAGTAAATTAAAAGTTTCGTTTGACGTGGCAACTGGAACATCGAAGGATTTCGACCTGCAAAATCTAGCGATCATATTTAACGGTCAAACATTCAATCCTGAATCCAAAATGATCCTTGCTTCAGATGCAAATAAATTCATTAATGTAACAGTAGATCTTTCTACTGCAACTACACTTTCCGCTAACTCGAAATTATCCTTCTTCTCAGATATAGCAACCAACAAAGCTGGTGTCCGCATCGATAATATCGTCTTAAAAGGCCAAAAATAA